From Candidatus Nomurabacteria bacterium, one genomic window encodes:
- the heR gene encoding heliorhodopsin HeR, giving the protein MQLKQWNLALGVLHAAQAVAVFLLAKDFRVPFRTEYLTFNEATQSLESASRLLFELPLAWLIVAFFAMSSIAHFVIAGPWFKKYKADLEKGMNRARWVEYAVSASTMMVAIAALVGVVSLPLAFSMFALTAVMNLLGLVMETHNQGQAKPNWLSYWVGTIAGLVPWLVVASYFVSNWFYGSGNPPTFVYIIFVSIFVAFSSFAVNMWLQYKKKGKWADYLYGEKAYMVLSLVAKSALAWQIFGGTLRP; this is encoded by the coding sequence ATGCAACTAAAACAGTGGAACCTAGCCCTAGGTGTACTTCATGCTGCTCAAGCAGTAGCGGTGTTTTTACTGGCCAAGGATTTCCGAGTGCCTTTTAGAACAGAATATCTAACGTTTAACGAAGCTACACAGAGTTTAGAGTCGGCTTCGCGTTTGCTATTCGAACTACCGCTAGCTTGGCTAATTGTGGCCTTTTTCGCGATGAGCTCGATAGCCCATTTTGTAATTGCCGGACCTTGGTTTAAAAAATATAAAGCTGATTTAGAAAAAGGTATGAACCGTGCTCGCTGGGTAGAGTACGCTGTAAGCGCCAGTACGATGATGGTCGCGATCGCAGCATTAGTTGGTGTAGTTAGTTTACCACTAGCCTTTAGCATGTTTGCATTAACTGCAGTCATGAACTTACTTGGTTTAGTTATGGAAACGCACAATCAGGGTCAAGCCAAACCAAATTGGCTGAGTTATTGGGTTGGCACAATTGCCGGCTTAGTACCTTGGCTTGTTGTTGCCAGCTACTTTGTTAGTAACTGGTTTTATGGCAGTGGCAATCCGCCAACCTTTGTTTACATTATTTTTGTAAGCATTTTTGTAGCCTTTAGTAGTTTTGCAGTTAATATGTGGTTGCAGTACAAAAAGAAAGGCAAGTGGGCCGACTATCTTTACGGCGAAAAAGCCTATATGGTTCTTAGCCTTGTTGCCAAAAGCGCCTTAGCTTGGCAAATATTTGGCGGTACTTTGCGCCCATAA
- a CDS encoding haloacid dehalogenase-like hydrolase, with the protein MQRFAAFDIDQTLYAGTLAHDFVIELINHGVIPSDLEEVQKYFTNTSDEALVNALQQAQSLGQMSFKDYVQVGIDTAVSVAINTNRAVYDLMHKAWAVDGMTTIAISTSPYAVVKPFCDNVGPFEFVIAPMAQNIDGFVGPRSIIRASERTKGEWLQGLIDLFGFVLKDSIAIGDSATDISMLELVERPIAYRPTPELRQVAEARAWEIWN; encoded by the coding sequence ATGCAGAGATTTGCAGCTTTCGATATCGATCAGACGTTGTATGCGGGTACGCTAGCACATGATTTTGTTATCGAACTTATCAATCATGGCGTAATTCCGAGCGATCTAGAAGAGGTCCAAAAATATTTTACTAACACCTCGGATGAGGCACTAGTAAACGCACTCCAGCAAGCACAAAGTTTAGGCCAGATGTCGTTCAAAGATTATGTTCAGGTGGGCATAGATACGGCTGTGAGCGTCGCCATTAATACTAATCGTGCCGTCTATGACCTAATGCACAAAGCATGGGCAGTCGACGGCATGACAACCATTGCCATCTCGACTTCTCCGTATGCGGTCGTCAAACCATTTTGCGATAATGTTGGTCCATTTGAGTTTGTGATCGCGCCGATGGCTCAGAATATCGATGGATTTGTTGGACCAAGATCGATAATTCGTGCATCGGAGAGAACAAAAGGCGAGTGGCTACAGGGTTTGATTGACCTTTTTGGTTTTGTTTTAAAAGATAGTATTGCGATTGGTGATTCGGCTACAGACATAAGTATGCTTGAGCTTGTCGAGCGACCAATAGCCTATCGCCCAACGCCAGAACTTCGCCAGGTTGCCGAGGCTCGAGCTTGGGAGATCTGGAACTAA
- a CDS encoding SGNH/GDSL hydrolase family protein, protein MRGARFFGLVLFFVITYISLPSTLQAASEWNDTVINRQIDFPSNPDTREMGTCAYFDTNKVLLKEIETQNSPLISYKYTNTTEEILQPLGDYCLTRSNAGYHWPGFWAPDLDTPEKMYELRNTQGDLWFAPNSDSYLYLQPYPRITYARYLSFNSGFKAGTNGKFTTRTIGSGVSALEQKGFTVDPASFTDAYRYSDNQYVVLSFQGIWFSANGRYAAVMVYGQGFAMIDLQTRSYTPFAISKSTTMPFLDINVDSYGRYVVVDSGLPVVYDLTLCTSYSDGNWPSNGFANLPATCVPSYNSAADLVPYTSNYTKSLGSWITPDGLRFIHDRTNPATGQNIRLEFYPASRANSLGEPNGAEGYLAMGDSYSSGEGAYDYEPGTDEKGDISTYAERNMCHISRKSYSYLLAMELGYLLDNSSQPPADGLFHSVACSGAKTHNIIGSPLGEKQSDGTQEEFTSTNNQYRFSASSLMEEWQSGISTQESFLHPGLLPDNLNRKGYSNPEQITLGIGGNDAFFSDFIQACIFPSSPGTCPQAEPGTAEHAQTIVRIAKVKPKLVKAYLKLKQSAPESRIYILGYPTITSPTANDCHIGVLFNATEREFIFNTTKYLNQIIKAAADEAGVFYVNVEDTFNGYWLCSNKDPGLIAVNGLDIETDTDLFGLCPTECIGNSSYHPNQLGHQLYESQILLATSNLTQPMPEPTASPTPLPDSVVFGNDARDAVVEALADEYSIDPLKLTYPDPGTPSQISKEITGLMPGSVVDVYVHSTPQLVFSGQVDTLGKLTVGFSLPDNLEPGSHEIVIDAVDIYGKKHQYIDSFLLGFDQQDFDGDGIVDTIDSCILVPNSGQDTDRDGIDDICDLNVGAEKLHGNSGNNDDPADPSNLKPQRDVSVITPALSLTNKVTQLFAAGVSAANSAKSTAGNKSTKVLGAQSDNQTIANPENSDTSTDNKLAGHNWMLFLIVLGLFGAMVGVTFAVNKHK, encoded by the coding sequence ATGCGAGGTGCGAGGTTTTTTGGTTTAGTCTTATTCTTTGTTATAACCTATATTTCCCTGCCTTCTACTTTACAAGCAGCCAGTGAATGGAATGACACAGTTATCAATCGACAGATTGATTTCCCATCTAATCCAGATACTCGCGAGATGGGGACATGTGCCTACTTCGACACCAATAAGGTTTTGCTTAAAGAAATCGAAACCCAAAATAGCCCGCTCATCTCCTACAAATACACCAATACTACCGAGGAGATTCTCCAACCACTTGGCGACTATTGCTTAACTCGAAGCAACGCTGGTTATCACTGGCCGGGTTTCTGGGCGCCAGACCTCGATACTCCCGAAAAAATGTATGAGCTGCGCAATACTCAAGGTGATTTATGGTTTGCCCCGAATAGTGATAGTTATCTTTATCTTCAGCCCTATCCACGTATAACCTACGCCCGTTATCTAAGTTTTAATTCTGGTTTCAAGGCCGGCACAAATGGCAAATTTACTACTCGCACAATCGGCAGTGGTGTGTCAGCGCTTGAACAAAAAGGTTTTACAGTCGACCCAGCTAGTTTTACAGATGCTTATAGGTATTCCGATAATCAATACGTGGTATTGAGTTTTCAGGGCATCTGGTTTTCGGCTAACGGACGCTACGCAGCGGTAATGGTTTATGGACAAGGTTTTGCAATGATAGATCTACAAACGCGTAGCTACACCCCATTTGCAATTAGCAAGTCAACAACTATGCCGTTTCTCGATATTAACGTCGACTCATATGGTCGATATGTTGTAGTAGATAGCGGGCTACCAGTAGTTTACGACCTAACATTGTGTACTTCGTACTCCGATGGCAACTGGCCGAGTAACGGTTTCGCCAACCTGCCGGCAACTTGTGTGCCGAGTTACAATAGCGCTGCAGATTTAGTACCTTATACTAGTAACTACACTAAATCTTTAGGCTCGTGGATAACCCCAGATGGGCTACGTTTTATTCATGATCGCACCAACCCAGCTACAGGCCAGAATATTCGGCTAGAGTTCTACCCTGCTAGTCGGGCCAATTCTTTGGGCGAACCGAACGGTGCAGAAGGTTATCTGGCTATGGGAGATAGCTACTCTAGCGGCGAAGGCGCCTATGACTACGAGCCAGGCACAGATGAGAAGGGTGATATTAGTACCTATGCGGAACGTAATATGTGCCATATTTCCCGCAAAAGCTACTCTTACCTTCTGGCGATGGAACTTGGATACCTGCTAGACAATTCAAGCCAACCGCCAGCAGATGGTTTGTTTCATTCGGTTGCCTGCAGTGGTGCCAAAACTCACAATATTATTGGAAGCCCGCTTGGCGAAAAGCAGAGTGATGGTACACAAGAAGAGTTCACTTCTACGAATAATCAGTACCGCTTTAGTGCATCCAGCCTCATGGAGGAATGGCAATCAGGAATATCTACCCAAGAAAGTTTTTTACACCCCGGTTTATTACCAGACAATTTGAACCGTAAAGGCTATAGTAACCCCGAACAAATTACCCTAGGTATCGGTGGGAACGATGCATTCTTCTCGGATTTCATTCAAGCTTGTATCTTTCCGAGCAGTCCGGGTACTTGTCCGCAAGCCGAGCCCGGCACAGCTGAACATGCACAGACAATTGTCCGAATTGCCAAAGTTAAACCAAAACTAGTTAAGGCCTATCTAAAGCTCAAACAAAGTGCTCCGGAGAGTCGTATATATATTCTTGGCTACCCAACAATCACCAGCCCGACTGCCAACGATTGCCACATCGGAGTGCTATTTAACGCGACAGAGAGAGAATTTATTTTTAATACCACCAAGTACCTCAACCAGATTATTAAAGCCGCCGCCGACGAAGCTGGGGTATTTTATGTTAATGTCGAAGATACTTTTAACGGCTACTGGCTGTGTTCGAATAAGGACCCTGGTCTAATCGCAGTGAATGGGCTAGATATCGAGACCGATACAGATTTATTTGGACTCTGTCCGACCGAGTGTATTGGTAACAGCTCGTACCACCCAAACCAGTTAGGCCACCAATTATATGAGTCACAAATCCTCCTAGCTACCAGCAATCTAACCCAGCCGATGCCCGAACCAACTGCATCGCCTACACCATTGCCCGACTCAGTTGTCTTTGGAAATGATGCTCGCGACGCCGTCGTCGAAGCCTTGGCAGATGAATACAGTATTGATCCATTAAAGCTAACTTATCCAGATCCAGGTACTCCTAGCCAGATCTCCAAAGAAATCACTGGGTTAATGCCAGGCTCGGTGGTCGATGTATACGTACACTCTACCCCGCAGCTTGTATTTTCCGGGCAAGTAGATACGCTCGGAAAGCTAACAGTCGGCTTTTCACTGCCAGACAACCTAGAGCCTGGTAGCCATGAGATAGTTATTGATGCAGTCGATATCTATGGCAAAAAGCACCAATACATCGATAGTTTTCTGCTTGGTTTCGACCAGCAAGACTTTGACGGCGATGGGATAGTCGACACAATAGATAGTTGCATACTTGTACCCAACTCCGGTCAAGACACCGATAGAGACGGCATCGATGATATCTGCGACCTTAATGTTGGTGCCGAAAAACTGCATGGTAATAGTGGTAATAACGACGACCCAGCCGACCCTAGCAATCTAAAACCACAGCGCGATGTGTCGGTCATAACTCCGGCTCTATCCCTTACAAATAAAGTCACCCAACTGTTTGCTGCAGGAGTTTCAGCTGCTAATTCCGCGAAATCTACAGCAGGAAATAAAAGCACCAAGGTATTAGGTGCTCAGTCCGACAACCAAACAATAGCCAATCCTGAAAATAGCGACACAAGCACCGACAACAAATTAGCTGGGCATAATTGGATGCTGTTTCTAATTGTCTTAGGTTTATTTGGTGCTATGGTAGGAGTTACTTTTGCTGTAAATAAGCATAAGTAA
- a CDS encoding ABC transporter ATP-binding protein, whose protein sequence is MNHHLKNLIKDVLKDMWAEKLHTIGFYLSVPANVISSQAIPLMSAYIIDSAANGSLSGKWKFLAGLSVGLSALVFALYSISRRSDVILNKKFGLERRAKGVFQIHNLPYAALVDNGKGDLQLKGNRKASYINVFRIESESLINIIITTIITIGVIASKSITFAFIYLGVFIPASILLIWFARKRVEINKTSNQAFDDWGTELTDTIQNAELVQQQQSQTRELERLLEVGRKQWQVGFIRAFYAVRQQMIVQFSGFALEALFVIIGLWFFVRGDITIGTYVLFQSYVAMTTRNVNNISHFIRNFSEETSLATGLDEVEEKYQKVSEPKTSKKLPAGPVSISINNLDFQYPDSNTESLKSINLEIPASQKVGIVGKSGSGKTTLTKLLLRLYEPTNGHIYMSGVNIDKLGSANTRKVIAYVPQEPSLFRRSIKDNIIYGSSKLDQKELVRVTKQAYVDEFAKDLPKGLDTVVGDQGIKLSGGQRQRVAIARALAKNAPVLLFDEATSALDSQSEAHIQKALNTVMKGRTSIVIAHRLSTLKHMDRIVVMDDGRIVEDGTHAELLEEKGLYYELWQHQSGGFIE, encoded by the coding sequence TTGAACCATCACTTAAAAAACCTTATCAAAGATGTGTTAAAAGATATGTGGGCCGAAAAGCTGCATACGATAGGTTTCTACCTATCTGTTCCAGCTAATGTTATCTCGTCTCAGGCTATCCCACTTATGTCGGCATATATAATCGATTCGGCGGCAAATGGCAGTTTGTCCGGCAAGTGGAAGTTCTTAGCTGGTCTTTCGGTCGGCTTGTCGGCTTTAGTTTTTGCTCTCTACTCAATTTCTAGACGCTCCGATGTGATACTTAACAAAAAATTTGGTTTGGAACGGCGTGCTAAAGGTGTCTTTCAAATTCATAACTTGCCCTACGCTGCCTTGGTAGACAACGGTAAAGGCGACCTACAGCTAAAAGGCAACCGCAAAGCCTCGTATATAAATGTTTTTCGAATCGAATCCGAGTCGTTAATTAACATCATCATTACCACAATTATCACGATTGGTGTGATTGCCTCAAAGAGTATAACTTTCGCTTTTATCTATTTGGGTGTGTTTATACCAGCAAGCATTCTCTTAATTTGGTTTGCGCGCAAGCGAGTCGAGATCAATAAAACTTCTAACCAAGCTTTCGACGACTGGGGTACAGAGCTGACCGACACAATTCAAAATGCCGAGCTTGTACAACAGCAACAATCACAGACCCGAGAATTAGAAAGACTACTAGAGGTTGGTCGAAAACAATGGCAAGTTGGCTTTATTCGGGCCTTTTATGCTGTACGCCAGCAAATGATTGTCCAGTTTAGTGGCTTTGCCCTAGAAGCACTTTTCGTCATCATTGGTTTATGGTTTTTTGTACGCGGCGACATAACCATTGGTACATATGTGTTATTCCAGTCTTATGTAGCTATGACAACTCGCAATGTTAATAATATTTCTCACTTTATCAGAAACTTTAGCGAAGAAACTAGCCTTGCCACCGGCCTCGACGAAGTTGAAGAGAAATATCAGAAAGTCTCAGAACCAAAAACAAGTAAAAAGTTACCTGCAGGCCCAGTGTCTATTAGTATCAATAACCTAGACTTCCAGTATCCAGACTCAAACACCGAATCGTTAAAATCGATTAATCTAGAAATCCCTGCTTCACAAAAAGTTGGTATTGTCGGCAAGTCCGGATCGGGAAAAACCACCCTAACCAAACTTTTGCTTAGGCTCTACGAACCTACCAACGGGCACATTTATATGTCAGGTGTAAATATCGACAAATTAGGTTCGGCGAACACACGCAAAGTAATCGCTTATGTACCTCAAGAGCCCTCTCTATTTAGGCGAAGTATTAAAGATAATATCATCTACGGCTCGAGCAAACTCGATCAAAAAGAACTTGTGCGGGTTACTAAACAAGCATACGTAGACGAGTTCGCAAAAGACCTACCCAAAGGTCTGGACACGGTTGTCGGCGACCAAGGTATAAAGCTATCTGGAGGTCAACGTCAACGAGTAGCTATCGCACGAGCCTTAGCCAAAAATGCGCCGGTTTTACTTTTCGATGAGGCTACCAGTGCCCTCGATAGCCAGAGTGAAGCCCACATTCAGAAAGCCTTAAACACCGTTATGAAGGGTCGAACCAGTATAGTTATCGCACATCGACTAAGCACATTAAAGCATATGGATCGAATTGTGGTTATGGACGATGGCAGGATTGTCGAGGACGGTACCCACGCCGAATTGCTCGAGGAAAAAGGTCTTTACTACGAGCTCTGGCAACATCAATCTGGTGGTTTCATAGAATAA